The Kitasatospora paranensis genome has a window encoding:
- a CDS encoding PP2C family protein-serine/threonine phosphatase, whose product MTRGRPAAPRGAWRRGHALVAVPLAFIAVISAVDIASPPTVHLGPLLVVAPAITASFGGPWLTGLIGALAVVAQVLIGIFHGGLWTTNHETQIIALIVVSTLIVLYCRLRERRRRELTRVRSVSETVQRVLLRPLPDRLGPLRVAAFYLAAEDEADLGGDLYAATRVRGATRVLIGDVRGKGLTAIEDAAAVLGAFRELAHHHGGLPGLAAALDASFTRHLTETADVGEAEERFVTVMLVELPDDGGPVGITNCGHPPPLLLASGRPVRLLEPGVGADGHGTGAPPIGLGSLPGVHYAVDAFDVGPGETLLLYTDGVTEARDDGRAFYPLTDRAARWVAREPAGLEPAALLARLRHDLLVHAGGRLKDDAAAVAVDRPERR is encoded by the coding sequence ATGACGCGCGGGCGCCCGGCAGCACCCCGCGGGGCGTGGCGCCGCGGCCACGCCCTGGTGGCCGTGCCGCTCGCCTTCATCGCGGTCATCTCGGCGGTCGACATCGCCTCCCCGCCGACCGTCCACCTCGGCCCGCTGCTGGTGGTGGCCCCGGCGATCACCGCCTCGTTCGGCGGGCCGTGGCTGACCGGCCTGATCGGGGCCCTGGCCGTCGTCGCCCAGGTGCTGATCGGGATCTTCCACGGCGGCCTGTGGACGACCAACCACGAGACGCAGATCATCGCGCTGATCGTGGTCTCCACGCTGATTGTCCTGTACTGCCGGCTCCGTGAACGAAGACGCCGTGAGCTCACCCGGGTGCGCTCGGTCTCCGAGACCGTCCAGCGCGTCCTGCTGCGCCCGTTGCCCGACCGGCTGGGGCCGCTGCGGGTCGCCGCCTTCTACCTGGCCGCCGAGGACGAGGCCGACCTCGGCGGCGACCTGTACGCGGCGACCCGGGTGCGCGGTGCGACCCGGGTGCTGATCGGCGACGTCCGGGGCAAGGGGCTGACCGCGATCGAGGACGCCGCCGCGGTGCTCGGCGCGTTCCGCGAACTGGCCCACCACCACGGTGGGCTGCCCGGTCTGGCGGCGGCGCTGGACGCGAGCTTCACCCGGCACCTGACCGAGACCGCGGACGTCGGCGAGGCCGAGGAGCGGTTCGTCACCGTGATGCTGGTCGAGCTGCCGGACGACGGCGGACCGGTCGGCATCACCAACTGCGGCCACCCGCCCCCGCTGCTGCTGGCGTCGGGGCGGCCGGTGCGGCTGCTGGAGCCCGGCGTCGGCGCGGACGGGCACGGCACCGGGGCGCCGCCGATCGGGCTGGGCTCGCTGCCGGGCGTGCACTACGCGGTGGACGCCTTCGACGTCGGGCCCGGCGAGACCCTGCTGCTGTACACCGACGGTGTCACCGAGGCCCGGGACGACGGGCGCGCGTTCTACCCGCTCACCGACCGGGCCGCCCGCTGGGTGGCCCGCGAGCCGGCCGGTCTGGAGCCGGCCGCGCTGCTGGCCCGGCTCCGCCACGACCTGCTCGTCCACGCCGGCGGCAGGCTCAAGGACGACGCCGCCGCAGTCGCCGTCGACCGGCCGGAGCGCCGGTGA
- a CDS encoding HelD family protein, translating into MVPPSSSPSAAAGTPDATTPDSGGAPSSDAWRTEQLRTENAYVGGLYDRLETQRARAADRLREIHLQERGGTSQSRMERDTLEIHHTRRLAELYAAEYGLCFGRIETADGEQQYIGRIALADDDHEPLLTDWRASAAEPFYRATPAAPGGVTGRRHLRSKGRTVVDFDDDAFGVGALEGRESSELSGETALLASLTAARTGRMGDIVSTIQAEQDQVIRSGLSGVLVVQGGPGTGKTVVALHRAAYLLYTHRDRLARSGVLVIGPNTMFLRYIDQVLPALGESDVVLSSIGALYPGVTGSDTETPEAAAVKGDARMARVLADALADLRELPEESWTITVGRRSAHREELVIGRALCERAHAAAHRTGEPHNAARSALVERLTSELALRIARDRGGEMALDDVANLADALVDEPDVQAVVQRLWPPVSPERLLTTLFGSPELLAKAMPDFSAAERAALLRPQPDPEEEAAPWTTADVPLLDEAAELLGPLPGSAATRRAEAAAEAREREFAKLVLDDFGVGLVEMDAEMLARQYRGEEALRPLAERATEDRTWAFGHVIVDEAQELSPMAWRLLARRCPGRSMTIVGDLAQTGAPAGLGSWGEALDGYAAGRWRTVELTVNYRTPAEIMRVTEGVLRAVDPALAAPRAVREGGIRPWSLRIPADDPGPALRAAVAQEIAELDGRMAIIHAPGAPAELVDALAGLDGVAVADGPAALDSPVVLMTAAQSKGLEFDAVLVVEPADILAAHSRGANDLYVALTRATKRLGVVHSRELPEMLTGLDPR; encoded by the coding sequence TTGGTCCCCCCTTCGTCGTCCCCGTCCGCGGCCGCGGGCACCCCGGACGCCACCACCCCGGACTCCGGCGGCGCGCCGTCCTCCGACGCCTGGCGCACCGAGCAGCTGCGGACGGAGAACGCCTACGTCGGCGGGCTCTACGACCGCCTGGAGACCCAGCGCGCACGCGCGGCGGACCGCCTCCGCGAGATCCATCTCCAGGAGAGGGGCGGCACGTCCCAGTCCCGCATGGAGCGCGACACGCTGGAGATCCACCACACCCGCCGGCTGGCGGAGCTGTACGCCGCCGAGTACGGCCTCTGCTTCGGCCGGATCGAGACCGCCGACGGCGAGCAGCAGTACATCGGCCGGATCGCCCTCGCGGACGACGACCACGAGCCCCTGCTCACCGACTGGCGGGCGTCGGCCGCCGAGCCGTTCTACCGGGCGACGCCCGCCGCACCCGGCGGCGTCACCGGGCGCAGGCACCTGCGGAGCAAGGGCCGGACGGTCGTCGACTTCGACGACGACGCCTTCGGCGTGGGTGCGCTGGAGGGCCGGGAAAGCTCCGAGCTCAGCGGGGAGACCGCCCTGCTCGCCTCCCTCACGGCGGCCCGGACGGGGCGGATGGGCGACATCGTCTCCACCATCCAGGCCGAGCAGGACCAGGTCATCCGCTCCGGGCTGAGCGGTGTGCTGGTCGTCCAGGGCGGACCGGGGACGGGCAAGACGGTGGTCGCGCTGCACCGTGCCGCGTACCTGCTCTACACCCACCGCGACCGGCTGGCCAGGAGCGGTGTGCTGGTCATCGGGCCGAACACGATGTTCCTGCGCTACATCGACCAGGTGCTGCCCGCACTGGGCGAGAGCGACGTCGTGCTGAGCAGCATCGGCGCGCTCTACCCGGGCGTGACGGGGTCGGACACGGAGACGCCCGAGGCGGCCGCCGTCAAGGGCGACGCCCGGATGGCCCGGGTCCTCGCCGACGCCCTGGCGGACCTCCGGGAGCTGCCGGAGGAGTCCTGGACGATCACCGTGGGCCGCCGGTCGGCGCACCGGGAGGAGCTCGTGATCGGCCGGGCGCTCTGCGAGCGGGCCCACGCCGCCGCGCACCGCACGGGCGAGCCGCACAACGCGGCCCGGTCCGCCCTGGTGGAGCGGCTCACCTCGGAGCTGGCCCTGCGGATCGCCCGCGACCGGGGCGGGGAGATGGCCCTGGACGACGTGGCGAACCTCGCCGACGCGCTCGTCGACGAGCCCGACGTCCAGGCCGTGGTCCAGCGGCTGTGGCCGCCGGTGAGCCCCGAGCGGCTGCTCACCACCCTGTTCGGCTCCCCGGAGCTGCTGGCGAAGGCGATGCCGGACTTCTCCGCGGCCGAACGCGCCGCACTGCTGCGCCCGCAGCCGGACCCGGAGGAGGAGGCCGCACCCTGGACGACCGCCGACGTGCCGCTGCTCGACGAGGCCGCCGAACTGCTCGGCCCGCTGCCCGGCAGCGCCGCGACCCGCCGGGCGGAGGCCGCCGCCGAGGCCCGGGAACGGGAGTTCGCCAAGCTCGTGCTCGACGACTTCGGCGTGGGGCTGGTCGAGATGGACGCGGAGATGCTGGCCCGCCAGTACCGCGGCGAGGAGGCGCTGCGCCCGCTGGCCGAGCGCGCGACCGAGGACCGGACCTGGGCCTTCGGCCATGTGATCGTCGACGAGGCGCAGGAGCTGTCCCCGATGGCCTGGCGGCTGCTGGCCCGGCGCTGCCCCGGCCGTTCCATGACGATCGTCGGCGACCTGGCGCAGACCGGGGCGCCGGCCGGGCTGGGCTCCTGGGGCGAGGCGCTCGACGGGTACGCGGCGGGGCGCTGGCGGACGGTGGAGCTCACCGTCAACTACCGGACCCCGGCCGAGATCATGCGGGTCACCGAGGGCGTGCTGCGGGCGGTCGACCCCGCACTCGCCGCGCCGAGGGCGGTGCGCGAGGGCGGGATCCGTCCGTGGAGCCTGCGGATCCCCGCGGACGACCCCGGGCCGGCGCTGCGCGCCGCCGTCGCGCAGGAGATCGCGGAGCTGGACGGACGGATGGCGATCATCCACGCCCCCGGGGCGCCGGCCGAACTGGTCGACGCGCTGGCCGGGCTGGACGGCGTCGCGGTCGCCGACGGCCCGGCGGCCCTGGACTCGCCCGTCGTCCTGATGACGGCCGCCCAGTCCAAGGGGCTGGAGTTCGACGCCGTCCTCGTCGTGGAGCCCGCCGACATCCTCGCGGCGCACTCCCGCGGCGCGAACGACCTCTACGTCGCGCTCACCCGGGCGACGAAGCGCCTCGGGGTCGTCCACAGCCGGGAGCTGCCGGAGATGCTGACGGGGCTGGACCCGCGCTGA
- a CDS encoding GNAT family N-acetyltransferase, translating into MNRTAPGFAPVPLDLGDVQLVPWGAGLLHLAPAMAEVAADPEVARWNPIREPDMAAWILGHAEGSGEPGDQAGFAVLDAAGGTLLGTVGLYWLNRPDGQAGIGYRLLPAARGRGVATRATAAAARWAFATAAVRRMELAHAVGNAASCGVAERCGFRLEGTLRASHRYGDGQHHDEHLHARLAGDPEPPAGTGVSAMT; encoded by the coding sequence ATGAACCGCACCGCGCCAGGCTTCGCCCCCGTCCCGCTGGACCTCGGGGACGTGCAGCTCGTCCCGTGGGGCGCCGGGCTGCTGCACCTCGCGCCCGCGATGGCCGAGGTGGCGGCGGATCCCGAGGTCGCCCGCTGGAACCCGATCCGCGAACCCGACATGGCGGCCTGGATCCTGGGCCACGCCGAGGGCAGCGGCGAGCCCGGCGACCAGGCGGGCTTCGCCGTCCTGGACGCGGCCGGCGGCACTCTGCTCGGCACGGTCGGGCTGTACTGGCTGAACCGCCCGGACGGCCAGGCCGGGATCGGCTACCGGCTGCTGCCCGCCGCCCGCGGCCGGGGCGTGGCGACCCGGGCGACCGCGGCCGCCGCCCGGTGGGCGTTCGCGACCGCGGCCGTGCGCCGGATGGAGCTCGCCCACGCGGTCGGCAACGCCGCCTCCTGCGGGGTCGCCGAGCGCTGCGGCTTCCGGCTGGAGGGCACGCTGCGCGCCTCGCACCGCTACGGCGACGGCCAGCACCACGACGAGCACCTGCACGCCCGGCTGGCCGGCGACCCGGAGCCGCCGGCCGGCACGGGGGTGTCCGCCATGACATGA
- a CDS encoding TIGR03084 family metal-binding protein, whose amino-acid sequence MTDITALLDDLRAENDALDALVADLDAAGMATATPAEGWTVAHQLAHLAWTDHWSLLATGDPEAFHAAVQREFEYGYDAVDRGAAEGAREDPAALLARWRTGRRELLAALAAVPDGTRLPWFGPPMKPASMATARLMETWAHGQDVADALGARREPTARLRHVAHLGVRTMGFAFAVHGRPAPTDPVRVELIGPAGEFWEWGPVDAADRVTGPALDFCLLVTRRRHLDDLGLTAEGDTARAWLPIAQAFAGPPGKDRPPLG is encoded by the coding sequence ATGACCGACATCACCGCCCTGCTGGACGACCTGCGGGCCGAGAACGACGCCCTGGACGCCCTGGTCGCGGACCTCGACGCGGCCGGCATGGCCACCGCCACCCCGGCCGAGGGCTGGACGGTCGCCCACCAGCTCGCCCACCTCGCCTGGACCGACCACTGGTCACTGCTGGCGACCGGCGACCCGGAGGCCTTCCACGCCGCCGTGCAGCGGGAGTTCGAGTACGGCTACGACGCCGTCGACCGGGGCGCGGCCGAGGGCGCCCGCGAGGACCCGGCGGCGCTGCTGGCGCGCTGGCGGACGGGCCGCCGGGAGCTGCTGGCGGCGCTGGCCGCCGTCCCGGACGGCACCCGGCTGCCCTGGTTCGGCCCGCCGATGAAGCCCGCCTCGATGGCGACCGCCCGGCTGATGGAGACCTGGGCGCACGGCCAGGACGTCGCCGACGCGCTCGGCGCCCGCCGGGAGCCGACCGCCCGGCTGCGGCACGTCGCGCACCTCGGGGTGCGCACCATGGGCTTCGCCTTCGCGGTGCACGGGCGGCCCGCGCCCACCGACCCGGTAAGGGTCGAACTGATCGGCCCGGCAGGAGAGTTCTGGGAGTGGGGGCCGGTGGACGCGGCGGACCGGGTGACCGGTCCGGCCCTGGACTTCTGCCTGCTGGTGACCCGCCGCCGCCACCTGGACGATCTCGGGCTGACCGCCGAGGGCGACACCGCCCGCGCCTGGCTGCCGATCGCCCAGGCCTTCGCCGGCCCGCCCGGCAAGGACCGTCCGCCGCTCGGGTGA
- a CDS encoding DNA polymerase Y family protein, translating into MAPEPAAAAPEVPRILVVWCPDWPVAATAPAGGEDGPVAVVEAGRILACSDGARQAGIRRGQRLGLAQRLCPDLRLRDRDPEAETRRFEPVVAAVEAFTPQVEVVRPGLCAIPVRGPGRYFGGEKVLAGRIHAAVAAALATGAAPAAVDAGPDPAADATPGPDPAADRAAGAPAGPPVGQVGAADGLFAAVLAARAGVLVPAGRTAAFLAPYPVAVLGDEPLADLLRRLGLRTVGDFAALSRAAVADRFGPAGTAAHRLARGREARPLAARTDLPDLAAEQRFDPPERLAEPLVFVARSLAEQLHGRLGAAGLACRRVSVEVTCADGRTAARLWRHEGRLGSAALAERVRWQLQAWQGTGAFPDTAGGFTALRLVPDGLLPDHGRQLALWGQAVVEDRVERAVARVQALLGYTGLRRGEAAGGRGPGSRSPAPPGRSSPGSTAPPTPRRPGPAGSPTRRPPWCRARRCPSWSSTRRATRSRSTAAPRCRAAPPG; encoded by the coding sequence ATGGCGCCCGAACCGGCCGCGGCGGCGCCCGAGGTGCCCCGGATCCTGGTGGTCTGGTGCCCGGACTGGCCGGTCGCCGCCACCGCACCCGCCGGCGGCGAGGACGGCCCGGTGGCGGTGGTCGAGGCCGGGCGGATCCTGGCCTGCTCGGACGGGGCGCGGCAGGCGGGCATCCGGCGCGGGCAGCGGCTGGGGCTCGCCCAGCGGCTCTGCCCCGATCTGCGGCTGCGCGACCGCGACCCCGAGGCGGAGACCCGGCGGTTCGAACCGGTCGTCGCCGCCGTCGAGGCCTTCACCCCGCAGGTCGAGGTGGTCCGCCCGGGCCTGTGCGCCATCCCCGTCCGCGGCCCCGGCCGCTACTTCGGCGGCGAGAAGGTGCTCGCCGGCCGCATCCACGCCGCCGTCGCCGCGGCGCTCGCCACCGGCGCCGCCCCGGCAGCGGTGGACGCCGGCCCGGACCCTGCGGCGGACGCGACACCGGGCCCGGACCCCGCGGCCGACCGGGCCGCCGGTGCCCCGGCCGGTCCGCCGGTCGGGCAGGTGGGCGCCGCCGACGGGCTGTTCGCCGCCGTGCTCGCGGCCAGGGCCGGGGTGCTGGTCCCGGCCGGGCGGACGGCCGCGTTCCTGGCCCCCTACCCGGTGGCCGTGCTCGGCGACGAGCCGCTCGCCGACCTGCTGCGGCGGCTCGGCCTGCGCACGGTGGGGGACTTCGCCGCCCTCTCCCGCGCGGCGGTCGCCGACCGGTTCGGTCCGGCCGGCACCGCCGCGCACCGGCTCGCCCGCGGCCGGGAGGCCCGCCCACTGGCCGCCCGCACCGACCTGCCCGACCTCGCGGCCGAGCAGCGCTTCGACCCGCCCGAGCGGCTCGCCGAGCCGCTGGTCTTCGTGGCCCGTTCGCTCGCCGAGCAGCTGCACGGCCGGCTCGGCGCGGCGGGCCTGGCCTGCCGGCGGGTCTCCGTCGAGGTGACCTGCGCCGACGGCCGCACGGCCGCCCGGCTCTGGCGGCACGAGGGCCGGCTCGGTTCGGCGGCGCTCGCCGAACGCGTCCGCTGGCAGCTCCAGGCCTGGCAGGGCACCGGCGCGTTCCCCGACACGGCCGGCGGCTTCACCGCGCTGCGCCTCGTCCCGGACGGCCTGCTGCCCGACCACGGGCGGCAGCTGGCGCTCTGGGGGCAGGCCGTCGTGGAGGACCGGGTGGAGCGCGCGGTGGCCCGGGTGCAGGCCCTGCTCGGCTACACCGGGCTGCGCCGGGGCGAGGCGGCGGGCGGCCGCGGCCCGGGGAGCAGGTCGCCCGCACCACCTGGACGGAGCAGCCCGGGGAGCACCGCGCCGCCGACGCCGCGGCGCCCTGGCCCGGCCGGGTCACCGACCCGGCGCCCGCCGTGGTGCCGCGCGCGCCGCTGCCCGTCCTGGTCGTCGACGCGGCGGGCGACCCGGTCACGGTCGACGGCCGCGCCGAGGTGTCGGGCAGCCCCGCCCGGGTGA
- a CDS encoding helix-turn-helix transcriptional regulator codes for MTSAAPEPPDARAAELVEAAVLADLARRVVADCGADVGLVGVPDGPDGMVLRHWAGTRADLLHNLRVPAGTGLGGRALAERAPTWVADYRAATTISHHYDAAVGADDLYAMLTVPLVNGGRVHGVVYASMRSVVPFGDVRIGSVNDLARTATRAIAGAAAWAGRSSGPGTGARLTPREHEVLRWAATGRTSPEIAARLGLAGTTVTGYLKGAMHKLGARNRVELLVTARRHGLIS; via the coding sequence GTGACGAGCGCAGCCCCCGAACCTCCGGACGCGCGCGCCGCCGAGCTGGTCGAAGCCGCGGTGCTCGCCGACCTCGCCCGCCGGGTCGTCGCCGACTGCGGCGCGGACGTGGGGCTGGTCGGGGTGCCCGACGGTCCGGACGGGATGGTGCTGCGCCACTGGGCCGGTACCCGCGCGGACCTCCTGCACAACCTCCGCGTCCCGGCCGGCACCGGGCTCGGCGGCCGGGCGCTCGCCGAGCGGGCGCCGACCTGGGTCGCCGACTACCGGGCGGCGACCACGATCTCGCACCACTACGACGCCGCGGTGGGGGCCGACGACCTGTACGCGATGCTCACCGTGCCGCTGGTGAACGGCGGCCGGGTGCACGGCGTGGTGTACGCGTCGATGCGGTCGGTGGTGCCGTTCGGCGACGTCCGGATCGGCTCGGTGAACGACCTGGCCCGCACCGCGACCCGGGCGATCGCGGGGGCCGCGGCGTGGGCCGGGCGCTCGTCCGGCCCGGGCACCGGCGCCCGGCTGACCCCGCGTGAGCACGAGGTGCTGCGCTGGGCGGCGACCGGCCGGACGAGTCCGGAGATCGCCGCCCGGCTCGGCCTCGCCGGCACCACCGTGACCGGCTACCTGAAGGGCGCGATGCACAAGCTCGGCGCCCGCAACCGGG
- a CDS encoding error-prone DNA polymerase codes for MGFTSHPALPWSELHRRMAGRPAAATPPPTGATVLPLRRRAPQQPPGGAPAWAELHVHSAFSFLDGASDPEVLAAEAARLGVEALALTDHDGLYGVVRFAQAAEEAGLRTVFGAELSLTPDDHLLVLARSPEGYRRLSAAISAAQLRGGAKNRPAYDVAELAAAHRGEWAVLTGCRKGRVPAALAADGPDAALRELRELADAFGDGNVFVELIDQRLPGDDLRNDRLAGLAAAAGLPVVASNNVHHATPGEGRLAQGLAALHERRTLRDAAGRTMAAGTAHLRSGREMAARLARFPGVREATVELARACAFDFGGLAPRLPGFPVPGGRSEIDHLRALVAAAGPERFGAGNGPALRQLARELDVIEQLDLAGYFLIVHDIVAFCRAEDIWCQGRGSAANSAVCYALGITAVDPVHYGLLFERFLSVERDGPPDIDLDIENRRREEVIQYVYRRYGREHAAQVANVITYRPRLALRDAARVLGYPGGQIDAFTKQVDFRSAPAADAAIPADVLALGGQLLGLPRHLGIHSGGMVLTREPVGEICPTEWARMPGRSVLQWDKDSTAGAGLVKIDLLGLGMLAALHDTCDLIAAHHGDRYDLAAIPDDDRDVYEMLCRADTVGVFQVESRAQMATLPRLRPRTFYDLVVEVALIRPGPIQGGSVHPYLRRRAGEEPAHCPHPLMERALGKTLGVPLFQEQMMQLAIDCAGFSPTEADRLRQAMGAKRSHQRVAELRQRLLDGMAERGIPAEVAEDVYTKIEAFSNYGFPESHAISFAYLVYASAWLKYHYPAAFTCALLANQPMGFYAPLSLISDVRRHGVRVRGVDVNASAAGPSLEPEEEPSAPPPLTAGRPQPAVRLGLSAVRGLGEAQAAAVAAGRPYTDLEDFARRTALPAPVLEALATAGAFGCFGLTRRQALWSAGVYAASTPGTIPGTVPGGSAPDLPAMTPVEETIADLWAVGASADSHPMQHLRPALSRGGALTAAQLRTVPRTRRSWSAGW; via the coding sequence ATGGGATTCACCAGCCACCCCGCGCTCCCCTGGAGCGAGCTGCACCGCCGCATGGCCGGCCGGCCCGCGGCCGCCACGCCGCCGCCGACCGGCGCCACCGTGCTGCCGCTGCGCCGCCGAGCGCCGCAACAGCCGCCGGGCGGCGCGCCGGCCTGGGCGGAGCTGCACGTGCACTCCGCGTTCAGCTTCCTGGACGGCGCCAGTGATCCCGAAGTGCTGGCCGCCGAGGCCGCCCGGCTGGGTGTCGAGGCGCTCGCCCTCACCGACCACGACGGCCTGTACGGCGTGGTGAGGTTCGCCCAGGCCGCCGAGGAGGCGGGCCTGCGCACCGTCTTCGGCGCGGAGCTCTCGCTCACCCCGGACGACCACCTGCTGGTGCTGGCCCGCTCCCCGGAGGGCTACCGGCGGCTGTCGGCCGCGATCAGCGCCGCCCAGCTGCGCGGCGGCGCCAAGAACCGCCCGGCGTACGACGTCGCCGAGCTGGCCGCCGCCCACCGCGGCGAGTGGGCGGTGCTCACCGGATGCCGCAAGGGCCGCGTCCCGGCCGCCCTGGCAGCCGACGGGCCCGACGCCGCACTGCGCGAACTCCGGGAGCTGGCCGACGCCTTCGGCGACGGCAACGTGTTCGTCGAACTGATCGACCAGCGGCTGCCCGGGGACGACCTGCGCAACGACCGGCTCGCCGGGCTCGCCGCCGCGGCCGGGCTGCCGGTGGTCGCCTCCAACAACGTCCACCACGCCACCCCCGGCGAGGGCCGCCTCGCCCAGGGCCTGGCCGCCCTGCACGAGCGCCGCACCCTGCGGGACGCGGCCGGCCGCACGATGGCCGCAGGCACCGCCCACCTGCGCTCCGGGAGGGAGATGGCGGCCAGGCTGGCCCGCTTCCCCGGCGTCCGGGAGGCCACCGTCGAGCTGGCCCGCGCCTGCGCCTTCGACTTCGGCGGCCTGGCACCCCGGCTGCCCGGCTTCCCCGTCCCCGGCGGCCGCAGCGAGATCGACCACCTGCGCGCCCTGGTGGCCGCGGCCGGCCCGGAGCGCTTCGGCGCCGGCAACGGACCCGCCCTGCGGCAGCTCGCCCGCGAACTCGACGTCATCGAACAGCTCGACCTGGCCGGGTACTTCCTCATCGTCCACGACATCGTCGCGTTCTGCCGGGCCGAGGACATCTGGTGCCAGGGCCGCGGCTCGGCCGCCAACTCCGCGGTCTGCTACGCCCTCGGCATCACCGCCGTCGACCCGGTCCACTACGGGCTGCTGTTCGAGCGCTTCCTCAGCGTCGAGCGCGACGGGCCGCCCGACATCGACCTCGACATCGAGAACCGCCGCCGCGAGGAGGTCATCCAGTACGTCTACCGGCGCTACGGCCGGGAGCACGCCGCCCAGGTGGCCAACGTCATCACCTACCGGCCCCGGCTCGCGCTGCGCGACGCCGCCCGGGTGCTCGGCTACCCCGGCGGCCAGATCGACGCCTTCACCAAGCAGGTCGACTTCCGTTCCGCGCCCGCCGCCGACGCCGCCATCCCCGCCGACGTGCTCGCTCTCGGCGGCCAACTCCTCGGCCTGCCCAGGCATCTGGGCATCCACTCCGGCGGCATGGTGCTGACCCGGGAACCCGTCGGCGAGATCTGCCCCACCGAGTGGGCCCGGATGCCCGGCCGGTCCGTCCTCCAGTGGGACAAGGACTCCACCGCCGGCGCGGGCCTGGTCAAGATCGACCTGCTCGGCCTCGGCATGCTCGCGGCCCTGCACGACACCTGCGACCTGATCGCGGCTCACCACGGCGACCGCTACGACCTCGCCGCCATCCCCGACGACGACCGGGACGTCTACGAGATGCTCTGCCGGGCCGACACCGTCGGCGTCTTCCAGGTCGAGTCGCGCGCCCAGATGGCCACCCTGCCCCGGCTGCGGCCGCGCACCTTCTACGACCTGGTGGTGGAGGTCGCGCTGATCCGGCCCGGCCCGATCCAGGGCGGCTCCGTCCACCCGTACCTGCGCCGCCGGGCGGGTGAGGAACCGGCGCACTGCCCGCACCCGTTGATGGAACGCGCCCTCGGCAAGACCCTCGGGGTGCCGTTGTTCCAGGAGCAGATGATGCAACTGGCCATCGACTGCGCCGGGTTCAGCCCGACCGAGGCGGACAGACTGCGGCAGGCGATGGGTGCCAAGCGCTCCCACCAGCGGGTCGCCGAACTGCGGCAGCGGCTGCTGGACGGGATGGCGGAGCGCGGCATCCCGGCCGAGGTCGCCGAGGACGTCTACACCAAGATCGAGGCCTTCTCGAACTACGGCTTCCCGGAGAGCCACGCGATCAGCTTCGCCTACCTGGTGTACGCCAGCGCCTGGCTGAAGTACCACTACCCGGCGGCCTTCACCTGTGCCCTGCTGGCCAACCAGCCGATGGGCTTCTACGCGCCGCTCAGCCTGATCTCCGACGTGCGGCGGCACGGGGTGCGGGTCCGCGGGGTGGACGTCAACGCCTCCGCCGCCGGCCCGTCCCTGGAGCCGGAGGAGGAGCCGTCCGCGCCGCCGCCGCTCACCGCCGGCCGGCCGCAACCCGCCGTCCGGCTCGGCCTGTCGGCCGTCCGCGGGCTCGGCGAGGCGCAGGCCGCGGCGGTCGCCGCCGGCCGGCCCTACACCGACCTGGAGGACTTCGCCCGCCGCACCGCCCTGCCCGCCCCGGTCCTGGAGGCGCTCGCCACCGCCGGCGCCTTCGGCTGCTTCGGCCTGACCCGCCGCCAGGCGCTCTGGTCGGCGGGGGTGTACGCGGCGTCCACCCCCGGCACCATCCCGGGCACCGTGCCCGGCGGGTCGGCCCCCGACCTGCCGGCGATGACCCCGGTCGAGGAGACCATCGCCGACCTGTGGGCGGTCGGGGCGTCCGCCGACAGCCACCCGATGCAGCACCTGCGCCCGGCGCTGAGCCGCGGTGGTGCCCTCACCGCCGCCCAGCTGCGCACCGTCCCCCGGACACGCCGGTCGTGGTCGGCGGGCTGGTGA
- a CDS encoding aspartate/glutamate racemase family protein: MRTIGLIGGMSWESTAEYYRLLNERTRERLGGLHSAKCVLYSVDFAEVERLQSAARWAEAGDLLADAARALEAAGAELLLICTNTMHKVADRVAAAVDVPLLHLADTTAQAVRAAGLAKVGLLGTAFTMEQDFYRGRLAGHGLEVLVPDADGRAEVHRVIYEELCLGIVREESRAAYREVIAALVARGAQGVVLGCTEIELLVGAGDSPVPVFPTTRLHAEAAVAAALG, translated from the coding sequence ATGAGGACCATCGGGTTGATCGGCGGGATGAGCTGGGAGTCCACCGCCGAGTACTACCGGCTGCTGAACGAACGCACCCGCGAACGGCTGGGCGGCCTGCACTCGGCGAAGTGCGTGCTGTACTCGGTGGACTTCGCCGAGGTCGAGCGGCTGCAGTCGGCGGCCCGCTGGGCCGAGGCGGGCGACCTGCTCGCGGACGCCGCCCGGGCGCTGGAGGCGGCCGGCGCGGAGCTGCTGCTGATCTGCACCAACACCATGCACAAGGTGGCCGACCGGGTCGCGGCCGCGGTCGACGTGCCGCTGCTGCACCTGGCGGACACCACGGCGCAGGCGGTGCGGGCGGCCGGACTGGCGAAGGTCGGCCTGCTGGGCACCGCGTTCACCATGGAACAGGACTTCTACCGGGGCCGGCTGGCCGGGCACGGGCTGGAGGTGCTCGTCCCGGACGCGGACGGGCGGGCCGAGGTGCACCGGGTGATCTACGAGGAGCTCTGCCTGGGCATCGTCCGGGAGGAGTCCCGGGCGGCCTACCGCGAGGTCATCGCCGCCCTGGTGGCCCGCGGCGCCCAGGGCGTGGTGCTGGGCTGCACCGAGATCGAGCTCCTGGTCGGGGCCGGGGACAGCCCGGTGCCGGTGTTCCCGACCACCCGGCTGCACGCCGAAGCGGCGGTCGCGGCCGCCCTGGGGTGA